GACAAGCATTATTGGCATTATCAGATCGTACACGGATTCTATATCCAACAGTCCCTGAGCTTTGGATATCAGCAGCATCAATCGTTAATGTAATATCTCCAGTAACTCCAGGAGTAATATTTTCTCTTGCGGTCCAGCCTCCTGTGTTATTGGCACGGCTTTGTAACTGATACCGATTGCCAGCCTCTGCACTTTCCACTTCAATCGTCCAGTCGTCTCCATCGCAGAGATCACCGAATGGATTGGTGGTTAATGTTAAGTCTGGTATGGCATCAATCGAACCGGTTAAGTTAGGCGAGTACGTTTCCGTACAAGCGATCCCTCCACTTCCAGATTGATCATTTGTTACTTGTACTTGAAATTCTACGAGTTCAGATCCCGTTGTTCCCGCATTATCCGGTAAATCGGCTTCCGCAATGGTGATGGTCAATGTACCACCATTCCCCGTTCCTGTTCCAATCACCGCAAAACCATTCAAGGCATCTAATACCTCATAGTCGTAACCATTCTCAGAATTCTGGATCCTCACTTGCATGGTTTGATCATCGCAACGTGTGGCATCCACAATAGATACGGTATTGGTAGTGATCGGACTGGTCGTTACGTTGATCTCTACAGCACTCGTGGTTTCTTCACAATTATTGCCGGAAGTAGCTACCCTTCTGAACCAGGTGGTTTGCGTTAGAAAAGAGGGATCAAAATCCGCAGAGGTAGCACCTCCAATGTTCGAAAACCCTGCAGTACTACTGGTGGTACTTGATTGCCATTGGTAGGTAAAACTTCCTCCGCCACCTGTAGGTGTCGTACCGGTAATAGTCGCCGGATCGTCGTTGGAACATATAGAAGCAGCCCCTGAAATCGTATTGTTTGTGATCTGTCCCAGAACAGTTATCGTAACCACATTGGAAAACGCTTCAGGACATACGCCACTTTGGACCCGAACTCTATAATAGGTAGTCTCCGTTAAATCGGAATAAGATTGCGTATTACTCGTATTAGCAATGACTGTAGGTGAGGTAAAGGAAGCATTATCATCTGATTGCCATTCCAAAATATCACCTGTTACTCCTGTCACGGATAAGGTTCCGCTGTTATCACCAAAACATTCGGTCGCATCCGAATTGACTGTACCTCCATCACTCGTAGGATCTGTAATCACTGTAAATACTGCGCTCGTATTGTCGCATGATCCGGAATTCACGATCCGGCGATAATAAGTTGTAGTTTGCGCTGAAGGACTGGTAGCAACAATAGTGTAATCTTCTGTATTGTTCGTCCCAGGGGCATCGGACCAATTGGTTTGATCAGGGCTGGTCTCCCAAAGGAAAGTGTAACCGCTATCTCCTCCTGACAATGTTGCTGTCTCGCCATCTCCATCCAAAGTAGGCGTATCTCCCGCGCAGATGGTTTGAGAGGTTCCTACTGTATTGTCCGTTAATGCTTGCAGGATGTCTACGTTGATTGTGGTGGACTCTGAACAGCCAATTTCTGTGGTGATGGTCATCGTCACGGTATAGTTGCCCTGTGCGGTGTAAGTATGCGTGGGGTTTGGCTCGAATCCTGTAACTACGGCAGATCCATCTCCAAAGTCCCACGAATAATCAGTAATGGGATAGCGTGCATCATTGATCCCCCCATCAGCCTGGGTATCATCGGTAAATTGAATTTCGACATCTTCACACCCATTTCCAGTGAGTGTCTCGAAAGAAAAAGAAGGTGTCGGTTTTTCACTAATCACAATCTCTACTGGCTCTCCATCACCATCTAGTTTCTTATACTGAAATGAACCGCAAGAACCTAATTGTGTGACGTCATCAGTCAGGGTCAACACGGGCACGAATGTACCGGTAGTGGTATACGTATGGTTGAAAATCAGAGGATCCGTGGGATTAAGTACATCTGCAAATACAACCTGGTCTACATTTCCGTCACCATAGTCCATGGCTGCCACTTTCGTATCTACCAGTCCTGTGATGGTGAATGTTACCGCCGGATCGGTCGGAGAAGCCAGACAGCCTACCAAAGGAGTGTAATCGAAGGTATCAAAATAGGGTCCATCAACACTTGCAGAAGCCGTTTGGGTAGTGGTCGTTTGACATCCTCCCATGCTGGTGGTGGTCAAAGACACATCATACTGACCTGGAAACAGATATCGGTGTGAAGGGTTCTCATCGGTGGAAGTATTACCGTCACCAAAGTCCCACAAGTAAGCAACTGCATCTACTGATGTATTGGTGAAATCCGCGACCGTAGGTGCACATCCCAATCCGGTAGGCACGGTGAAGGATGAGTTGGGTTCGTAGATGGTTACGTTTTCATTGTAGGTGCCTTGACATCCATCAGAAGTTGTAATTGTCAAAGAAACCGTCTTCACTTCGTTAGCAGGGGCACTACCGTTGGGGCTGTAGGTCACATTATGTGGTCCGGCACCTGTGGCAGTAGCTGGAGACGCCCCTGCTCCAAAATCCCAGCTGTAAGACGCAATCGTACCTACATCAGCTGTGGAATTGTCAGTAAATGTGATGGTCTCACCACTACAAAAATTGGTAGCAGAAACATTAAAATCGGCGGTCACATCAGGCACTTGAACCTGAACATTATCTGAAACAGTAACCGAACAACCTTCATCATCAGTGACCGTTAAAGTAACGACTTTACTTCCTGATGTTGAATAAGTTACATCAATAGGATTTTCATTGGTCACCGTGGCCGTCGCCGGCGAAGCTCCTGCTCCGAAATCCCACACATACGAAACATTCGTATTGGTGTTGTTGGTTGAGGCCGCGGAAGTGGACGCGTCACTGGTAGAGGTAAATGTGGTGGGCGATGCAGGCGTTAAACACTGAATTGCATTGGCAATATTAAAAGTAGGAACGGGCCCTCTAACGTCCAGATAATCGGTCCTTGTAAGGGTTCTTTCACAGCCATTGGCTTCTACCATCGTCAGGGTAATGGTCTTTAATCCAGGCGTGGAATAGCTCACCGATTGTGAAGCAGTTGTCGTTACTGAAGCTGTCGCAGGGGTTGCACCCGATCCAAAGTCCCAATTGAAGGTGACACCTCCAGTGGTATTGAAGCTTGAATTATTGGTAATGTTGATTGTCTGATTTAAACAGGCTTGTTCGCCATCGGTCTCGATCCCATCATCAGCAGTAAAATCAACTGCTCCTGTGGAAATATTCACTGTTTGGGTAAAATCATCGGTACAACCTGTGGTGACATTTTCCACCGTGAGTGTTATCGTGTAGTCTCCAACTGCAGCGAAAGTATGTGTCGTTGATGGATCTGTTCCAGTTGTGAATCCTCCTCCTGCAGGTTCGATGTTACCGTCACCAAAATCCCAACGATATCTTTCTACACCCGTACTGGCCGTTGCATCAAGGGTATACGCTGTACCAGTTGGATCAGAACAAAGAAATGAATCTCCACCCGCATCTGCCGCAAACTCAGCATGAGGTTCAAGGATCGTGATGTCATGGTCTACTTCACCACTAGAACAACCTCGGCTAAAAACTTCTAGCGTCACCGTATAATCTCCTGGTAAATCAAATGAGCGGTTGAAATTTTGAGGAGCACCCTGGAATTCCGCAACCCCATCTACGGACCAGATGACACTATCAATAGCTGTACCTCCAGCAGTGGAGGCATTCGTAAATGTGGTATTTGTTTCCGCGCATTCGTCTGGATCGGCGGTAATTACTGCCGTTGGAGCATCACCTCTCACGACTGCTTCATTCACTGTGGTCGAGGCTGTACATCCATCAGCAGTGGTAATGGTCAAGGTAACATCGTACAGACCAGTGGCGGTATAATTGTGGCTTGTGGTTGCAGTGGCGTTCACCAGAGAGGAATTCCCATCTCCAAAATCCCAGGAGTAGTTGGTAATGGCTGCATTCCCAGTCGGGAAATTATTGGCTGATGTAGACCCATCAAAATTGGCTATAACACCCACACATCCCTCTTCACCAGAGGTTACTGTAAAAGCAGGTTCGGGATAGTCGATTTCAATCGTGGTAGTATTGGTTTCTACGCATCCATCTGCGGTAGTGGTCCGCAAGGTGGCGGTATATGTTCCTTCACCCGCATAAGCGTTTGAAGCCGTGTTTGAATTCCCACTTTCATCATAAGTTCCATCCGTATCAAAGTCCCATTCATAAAGGGTAGCCCCTGAAGTACCCGTAAAAGTCACCGTGTAATCTTGACAGCTATTAGCTTGATCTGCAACAATCGTTGTTTCCAGAATAGGAAAGACTGTCACCGCATTTTGCACTAACTCGGTGACCTGACAGCCATTACTGAAGGTTACTGTAAGGGAAACGTCATAAGTCCCTCCTGCGGCGTTTGTATAAGTATGGGTCGGGTTTTCACTGGTACTCATGTTGCCATCTCCAAAATCCCAGGCGTAAGCAGTAGGTGTTCCGCCATTTCCATCTACCGAAGTATTCGTGAAGTTTATAGATTCAGTAACTGCGCAAAGACTAGTAACGCTCTGCGTAAACGACGTTGTATTATCTTCCAGACTTACTGTCTGCGTGATTTCATCGGTACAGCCTCCTGGAGAAGTGGTCACCGTTAATTTGACATCATAGGTTCCTGCAGAAGGAAAACTCAAACTTGGGTTTTGCAATGTACTTGAAGCGACTATGGTTCCTGGAGAAGACTGTTCTTCCGCTTCCCAAGACCAGAAAGCAATACTGTTGTCACTTACGGTTGAGGCATCAGTGAAATCCAATGACAATGGAAAATCACAACTAGTGGCGGTTGCCACGTTAAAAGCTGCTGTTGGTTCGGCATATACTTCTACTGCCTGAACCTCGAAATAATTGGCCGTACAGCCATTGGCATCGGTAACCTGCAGGAAAATATCATAGATACCTGCAGTGGTATAGGTATGGCTTACATTCCCATTTGCTCCACCGGAGGCTAATAAAGTAACATCGCCCGTTCCATCACCAAAATTCCAAACCCATGACGAAATAGCTGCACCGCCCGTAGGTACAGTACCCGTATAATTGAAACTGAAATTTGCAGATCCACCATCTAAACAAGTTGAAGTAGTCGGAATTTCAAATTCAGGTTCCGGATTCGCAGCAATTGTGATGACTTGATTGGTTGAAGAAGCACCGCCGTTTAGCGATAAGGTCACTGTGTAATCCTGTGCCGTAATGTAGGTGGATGCTACGCTTCCATCGTCAGTACCTGAAATAGTACCTGTGATGTTGGTGGCACCATTCCCAAAATCCCATTCATAGGTGGTACCATTCGGTGGAGCGGTATCTATGGTGAATCCAACAACTGCGCCCCCGCAATTCAAATTGGGGATCGCATTAGTGGAAATAGATGTTGTGAAATCTGCGGACTGCCCAAATGATAGCATAGCAATTCCGCAAAACAACACGGTTAGAATAGAGGTGATCTTTGTCATAAGCGTCTCAATTATAATAGGAGAGTACGACAAATGTTCTGATTATCGATGAAATGCCTAAAAAACTCGCCGAAATGATTCGATACAGGTGTTTTTTTAGCATTTTTTGATTTCATTATTAACTTACAAGTAACGCACAACAACAACTCTAATCAACCTTAATATCTGATTTAGATGACAGCATGATCACCCGATCCTGATATTTGATTTTTGCTACAACTTGCACTGTATAGCTACCAGCTTGTTGATAGTTGTGGTTAAATGCTTTGCCTTCTATGTATTGCCCATCTCCTGTAGACCAGGTATAAGAAACACTGTCAGGTTCATCTTTATAAATGAATTGTGGGCTTGCCATGATATACCGCCCTTCTTGTTGATAAATACTCCTTCCTAACTCAAATAGTCTAGGAAGTATTACTGTCACCGGCTTTCGCCCTAAAATTGTTTCCTGATCACTGAAATGTACCCATTCCAGCAAAAGTTCTTGTTTGTCAGTGTCTTCAAAACAATGATGAATGGTCTCCCCATAGATAAGTTCATCATTGGGAAGACGCCAACGATACAGATAGGATTCATTCAGTTTAACTTCACCTTCTACCTTCAATACACCACATTTTTCAATGTAGAAATCAGGCAGTTCGGGTAATTGTCCAAGACAACTGATCGATATGACAGTTATAAGGGTACTAAGTAGCGTTCTCATTTTTGGCGATTAAATGAAAAGATCGATTTTATTTGACTGGAGGAGTGGCTCGTGTTAGGTGTATTAACTCTGTGATTGTGGTGTATAATCACCAGAAGTCATGACTCGAAATTATTGCACTTTCACTGGGAGAAACTCAAAAACCGTCTAACGTGTTAAATGATTCGACCAATGGTAGCATATCAAAGATTTTTGCTTTTGGCCTCTCTTTGATGGCGCTTCAATTCGATCTGGGCTTCATTTCTTTCTTGCTGAAGGGTGAAAAGCTTTTCATACTGTTTAGCATGATCGTAAATCAGCCAACCATATCGAACTCCTTCTCCGGGTAATCGCTTGATAATAAAATCATAATATGATGTACGATCTGATACTTCAGTCACCAGGCAGTCGAACGCTAATTCTTCCTCTTCTTTTAGTTCCGCGAACAAATCTTCCATGCCACAAAACATAGAATCTTCGAAAACATTGTAGGTAGATCTATCAATAGCCACCAAACTATCATCTGATTCTATGACGATTCCCTTCTGGTTGAAGACAATAGCTTGCGTGAATTTCTCAAGAGGCCTAAATTTTAAATCTTTAAGATCCATATGGTTGACTTTAAATAGGATTAAGAGAGCCCAATTTGAGCCCCCATCATCTTGCCTTTGACACAATAGTAGTGTCTGGAAGCGACCTAATAATTTAGCCACTCCCCTACACCCGTTTGTGAATGATAGCAAAGTAGTCCCGGTCAACTTGGGTAGTAAGGCTTTTCGGTAGAAACACCATTTGCTACGATGGGAATCAGATAAAAACCGGTGGACTTGATTGATAGGTACTCAGTAAAAAGTGGGTTGTTACATACGAAATCAGCAATATCAAAAAGCAACAAAATGCGCTATAATTCGCGGTTATCACTTCGGTTATTATAGTCTATTTTAGTTGACTATATAACTGAATATCAGTAATTTGTAAATCTTGTTCGAATCCTTCCGAGTGCACTTTTCAAGATTCAAAATCTTCAAAAATTCATAAAGCCTTGATTTTCAAGGCTTTTTTTATCCCCCTCTCTGAACTTTCATTATTTTCATTAGTTCTCGTTCCATTAGTGCCCATATCGGTACCCCAGAATTCCATCTAAAAAAGAGCACCCTTCCATTCTTAAAGCATTGAATATCAGTTAATTATCTCTTATTTCTATCTTTAATAAAGAAATCGGTACCCCAAAACGAGAATTATCATACGAGATACTTCTGGAATTATCCATTCAAATTGGTTCCATATCTTATTGGGTAGTATGTCGATTTTATAACACTTACTTCTTTAATACAGCGAAATATAAATATTCATGAACTTCTTTTAGAACAGGGTCTAAATCGCATTACATTAACCAGCTTCTCACTCAACTTTAATAGCGGTTTCTACTTCTGCTCAGAATGAAGGGTGTTTATTTGCGCTTGATTGATAGTTTATTTACCAACTAAGTAACATATTGCCCAAGTTCAAATCTCACGGCTTGAAACAGAAGTCAAAACGTAAGCGCGTAGCTATAATTGGTGCAGT
This DNA window, taken from Cytophagales bacterium, encodes the following:
- a CDS encoding PKD domain-containing protein — translated: MRTLLSTLITVISISCLGQLPELPDFYIEKCGVLKVEGEVKLNESYLYRWRLPNDELIYGETIHHCFEDTDKQELLLEWVHFSDQETILGRKPVTVILPRLFELGRSIYQQEGRYIMASPQFIYKDEPDSVSYTWSTGDGQYIEGKAFNHNYQQAGSYTVQVVAKIKYQDRVIMLSSKSDIKVD